In Halorussus limi, a genomic segment contains:
- a CDS encoding sugar phosphate isomerase/epimerase family protein, translating to MDVGVLTVPFGNESLEATAEYLRDIGVSAVELGCGGHPGEDHLPRAEYLDDDEAQSELLALLDEHDLRISALATHNNPLHPDEEIAEEADTELREAIELADQLDVNTVTCFSGLPAGSPNDETPNWVTAPWPGEHADAHDYQWEEVAIPYWSDLASHAADHGVDIAIEMHPNMLVYEPSGMVRLREETNEHIGANFDPSHLYWQGIDVTDAIRFLGERDAIHHFHAKDTKVYDAEARTKGVLDTTSYDEVEDRSWLFRSVGYGHGEEHWKDVVSTLRMVGYDGALSIEHEDALTSSREGLEKAVDLLQRAVFREQPGEAYWAE from the coding sequence ATGGACGTAGGAGTACTCACCGTTCCGTTCGGAAACGAATCGCTCGAAGCGACCGCCGAATACCTCCGCGATATCGGGGTCAGTGCAGTCGAACTCGGGTGCGGCGGCCACCCCGGCGAGGACCATCTGCCGCGCGCCGAGTATCTGGATGACGACGAGGCGCAGTCGGAACTGCTCGCCCTGCTGGACGAACACGACTTACGCATTTCGGCGCTGGCGACGCACAATAACCCGCTTCATCCCGACGAAGAAATTGCAGAGGAGGCCGACACCGAACTCCGGGAGGCTATCGAACTCGCCGACCAACTGGACGTGAACACGGTCACGTGTTTCTCGGGACTTCCTGCTGGCAGTCCGAACGACGAGACGCCGAACTGGGTGACGGCGCCGTGGCCGGGCGAACACGCGGACGCTCACGACTATCAGTGGGAGGAAGTCGCCATCCCGTACTGGTCGGACCTCGCGTCCCACGCGGCCGACCACGGTGTCGATATCGCCATCGAGATGCACCCCAACATGCTGGTGTACGAACCATCGGGGATGGTCCGATTGCGCGAAGAGACCAACGAACACATCGGCGCGAACTTCGACCCCTCGCACCTCTACTGGCAAGGCATCGACGTGACCGACGCCATCCGATTCTTGGGCGAGCGCGACGCCATCCACCACTTCCACGCCAAGGACACCAAGGTCTACGACGCCGAGGCCCGCACCAAGGGCGTCCTCGACACGACCTCTTACGACGAGGTCGAGGACCGCTCGTGGCTGTTCCGGTCGGTCGGCTACGGCCACGGCGAAGAACACTGGAAGGACGTCGTGAGCACCCTCCGCATGGTGGGCTACGACGGCGCGCTCTCCATCGAACACGAGGACGCGCTGACCAGTTCCCGCGAGGGACTGGAGAAGGCGGTGGACCTGCTCCAGCGCGCGGTCTTCCGCGAGCAACCCGGCGAAGCCTACTGGGCGGAGTGA
- the mce gene encoding methylmalonyl-CoA epimerase, translating into MHIDHVGIATEEAGELADLYADLFDAPVAHEEEFDGLRVVFLEFGESYFELLEPLEDGTISRYLDGNGPGIHHVALETGDVRAALDTARDHGVELIDDDPRPGAWGHDVAFLHPKSTGGVLIEFVEH; encoded by the coding sequence ATGCACATCGACCACGTCGGAATCGCCACCGAGGAGGCGGGAGAACTCGCGGACCTGTACGCCGACCTGTTCGACGCGCCGGTCGCTCACGAGGAGGAGTTCGACGGCCTCCGGGTCGTCTTCCTCGAGTTCGGCGAGAGCTACTTCGAGTTGCTCGAACCGCTCGAAGACGGCACTATCTCGCGGTATCTCGACGGGAACGGGCCGGGCATCCACCACGTCGCGCTCGAAACCGGCGACGTCCGGGCGGCGCTCGACACCGCGCGCGACCACGGCGTCGAACTGATAGACGACGACCCGCGTCCCGGCGCGTGGGGTCACGACGTCGCCTTCCTCCACCCCAAATCGACGGGCGGCGTGCTGATAGAGTTCGTGGAACACTGA
- a CDS encoding YciE/YciF ferroxidase family protein, protein MSANSLNHLFENELKDIYDAEQRIDEALGEMAEEVEHDEIAQAFRDHQQETEGQIDRLEQVFELVDASPGDEECEATQGMIEEHDEFLDSNPEQGEIDVFDVTAGQKTEHYEIATYGNLAKLADRLGMDEAGDLLHENLEEEEEFLDRLVDLTENYDYDQLT, encoded by the coding sequence ATGAGCGCGAATTCCCTCAACCACCTGTTCGAGAACGAACTGAAAGACATCTACGACGCCGAGCAGCGCATCGACGAGGCGCTCGGCGAGATGGCCGAGGAAGTCGAACACGACGAGATAGCCCAAGCGTTCCGCGACCACCAGCAGGAGACCGAGGGCCAAATCGACCGCCTCGAACAGGTCTTCGAGTTGGTAGACGCCTCGCCCGGCGACGAGGAGTGCGAGGCCACGCAGGGCATGATAGAGGAACACGACGAGTTCCTCGACTCGAACCCCGAGCAGGGAGAAATCGACGTGTTCGACGTGACCGCGGGTCAAAAGACCGAACACTACGAGATAGCCACCTACGGCAACCTCGCCAAACTCGCGGACCGACTCGGCATGGACGAGGCGGGCGACCTCCTCCACGAGAACCTCGAAGAGGAAGAGGAGTTCCTCGACCGCCTCGTCGACCTGACCGAGAACTACGACTACGACCAGTTGACGTAG
- a CDS encoding NUDIX hydrolase: protein MPTDINAETVERRTDRLLAEYGDVPVKERTWERSPERFAREVRQAEDGYVGGAYAWVVRRPDEATDLTESMPPEAEDDRKRALMILGRGADRWGLAGGGLEDGETHEEAARREVREETGVECDLTDLFLLRHVTVVSEGDSERRIHFLYAFFDATYEGGSITVQPGELDGAAWFAEPPERLLPANERRAESWSPEVDPDSSE, encoded by the coding sequence ATGCCGACAGACATCAACGCGGAGACCGTCGAGCGCAGGACGGACCGCCTGCTCGCGGAGTACGGCGACGTTCCCGTGAAGGAACGGACGTGGGAACGCTCGCCCGAGCGGTTCGCACGGGAGGTCCGGCAGGCCGAAGACGGCTACGTCGGCGGGGCCTACGCGTGGGTCGTCCGGCGACCCGACGAGGCCACCGACCTCACCGAGTCGATGCCGCCCGAGGCCGAGGACGACCGGAAGCGCGCGCTCATGATTCTCGGCCGGGGTGCCGACCGGTGGGGATTAGCCGGCGGCGGGTTAGAGGACGGCGAGACTCACGAGGAGGCCGCGCGCCGGGAGGTCCGCGAGGAGACCGGCGTCGAGTGCGACCTGACCGACCTGTTCTTGCTCCGCCACGTCACGGTGGTCTCTGAGGGCGACTCGGAGCGCCGAATTCACTTCCTCTACGCCTTCTTCGACGCGACCTACGAGGGCGGGTCGATTACCGTTCAACCGGGCGAACTCGACGGCGCGGCGTGGTTCGCCGAACCGCCCGAGCGCCTGCTCCCCGCCAACGAGCGCCGGGCCGAGTCGTGGTCGCCCGAAGTGGACCCCGACTCGTCCGAGTAG
- a CDS encoding carbohydrate ABC transporter permease, with protein sequence MATDHSTDDFERESRRSGPYVRAVRWMENLGDAAFAYLLLTPALLILGVIAFWPLIRTFELSLHADQLVGTGTVGEFVGLTNYVELLTGQRSALLVRPLLPTVVWNGQFPFVHGIANPFTAALTVTFIFTIVSVFFETVIGFGQALVLDQDFRGRRWVRVAIILPWAVPIVIQGMIFFLLFQPNIGFLVDPLQNLGVFSSTPLSNSVDSMIILVVADVWKTSAFMALLILAGLQSIDRNLYEVARVTGASKWQQFTMITLPLVLPTVLVAMLFRTIGALRIFGLIETVTSCSTVPSLSCLVVSAFSSRQYGTAAAIAFITAGIIAVAVSVYIAKFADAQGGGV encoded by the coding sequence ATGGCGACTGACCATTCGACAGACGACTTCGAGCGCGAGAGCCGTCGGAGCGGCCCGTACGTCCGCGCCGTCCGCTGGATGGAGAACCTCGGCGACGCGGCGTTCGCGTACCTGCTGCTGACCCCGGCGTTGCTCATCCTCGGCGTCATCGCGTTCTGGCCCCTGATCAGGACGTTCGAACTCTCGCTCCACGCCGACCAACTCGTCGGTACCGGCACCGTCGGCGAGTTCGTCGGGTTGACCAACTACGTCGAGTTGCTCACCGGGCAGCGGTCGGCCCTGCTGGTACGGCCGCTGTTGCCGACCGTGGTGTGGAACGGCCAGTTCCCGTTCGTCCACGGCATCGCGAACCCGTTCACGGCGGCGCTGACGGTGACGTTCATCTTCACCATCGTGAGCGTCTTCTTCGAGACGGTCATCGGCTTCGGACAGGCGCTGGTCCTCGACCAGGACTTCCGCGGGCGGCGGTGGGTCCGGGTCGCCATCATCCTGCCGTGGGCGGTGCCCATCGTGATTCAGGGGATGATCTTCTTCCTGCTGTTCCAGCCCAACATCGGGTTCCTCGTGGACCCGCTCCAGAATCTGGGCGTCTTCAGCAGCACGCCGCTGTCGAACAGCGTGGACTCGATGATAATCCTCGTGGTCGCGGACGTCTGGAAGACCTCTGCGTTCATGGCCCTGCTCATCCTCGCGGGCCTCCAGAGCATCGACCGCAATCTCTACGAGGTGGCCCGCGTCACGGGCGCGAGCAAGTGGCAGCAGTTCACGATGATAACCCTGCCGCTGGTCCTGCCGACGGTGCTGGTCGCGATGCTGTTCCGCACCATCGGCGCGCTCCGAATCTTCGGTCTCATCGAGACCGTCACGAGTTGTAGCACGGTGCCGTCGCTCTCGTGTCTGGTCGTCTCGGCGTTCAGTTCGCGCCAGTACGGGACCGCCGCGGCCATCGCGTTCATCACCGCGGGCATCATCGCGGTGGCGGTGTCGGTGTACATCGCCAAGTTCGCCGACGCGCAGGGAGGTGGCGTCTGA
- a CDS encoding DUF7565 family protein, with amino-acid sequence MTDWECGIDGCGEAFDDVEEAIVHQTTDHKRRECKVCGSVVPDGYFAIRHAFDEHSRAEYVRAYGASAAEVRQRERVRDAIEDDADLQQVVNRLDEVTGGL; translated from the coding sequence ATGACCGACTGGGAGTGCGGCATCGACGGTTGCGGCGAGGCGTTCGACGACGTCGAGGAGGCCATCGTGCATCAGACGACCGACCACAAGCGCCGCGAGTGCAAGGTCTGCGGGTCGGTGGTCCCCGACGGCTACTTCGCCATCCGACACGCCTTCGACGAACACTCGCGCGCGGAGTACGTCCGGGCCTACGGCGCGAGCGCCGCGGAGGTCCGCCAGCGCGAGCGGGTCCGCGACGCCATCGAGGACGACGCCGACCTCCAGCAGGTCGTGAACCGACTCGACGAAGTCACGGGCGGTCTCTGA
- a CDS encoding ABC transporter ATP-binding protein, with protein MGDVNLEDVTKEYGDVVAVNDMNLDIEDGEFVTLVGPSGCGKSTTLETIAGLTKPTSGTISIADREVTDLPPKDRGIAMVFQNIALFPHMDVYDNISFGLRLRDYPKEEIDRRVERASDIVQLEGMLDRMPDEMSGGQRQRVAIARAIVREPEVFLMDEPLANLDAKLRVHMRTELQRLHKELDTTIIYVTHDQAEAMTMSDRIAIIDGGELQQIAPPLVCYNEPANLFVAGFIGSPSMNFVEGEVTSAGLSTPDFDVAFDPEAVGVEPGDRVTLGIRPEDVHLADVAGQVAHQTDPLDARTDVLEPMGDEIFVYLETGETGDDTAMGGEAAEVDQLLMSVDPDADIDSDEPVEVVFDRESVHLFDTDTGEAITHSLVADEADAADDDRATPAEGDD; from the coding sequence ATGGGAGACGTAAACTTAGAAGACGTGACGAAGGAGTACGGAGACGTCGTCGCGGTGAACGACATGAACCTCGACATCGAGGACGGCGAGTTCGTCACCTTGGTCGGCCCCTCGGGGTGTGGCAAATCGACCACGCTGGAGACCATCGCCGGACTCACGAAACCGACGTCCGGCACCATCTCCATCGCGGACCGCGAGGTAACAGACCTGCCGCCGAAGGACAGGGGAATCGCGATGGTGTTCCAGAACATCGCGCTGTTCCCCCACATGGACGTCTACGACAACATCAGCTTCGGGCTCCGACTTCGGGACTACCCGAAAGAGGAGATAGACCGGCGGGTCGAGCGCGCCTCCGACATCGTCCAGTTGGAGGGGATGTTGGACCGCATGCCCGACGAGATGTCGGGCGGGCAGCGCCAGCGCGTCGCCATCGCCCGCGCAATCGTCCGGGAACCCGAAGTGTTCCTGATGGACGAACCGCTGGCGAACCTCGACGCGAAGTTGCGGGTTCACATGCGGACGGAACTCCAGCGCCTCCACAAAGAACTGGACACCACCATCATCTACGTGACCCACGACCAGGCCGAGGCGATGACGATGTCCGACCGCATCGCCATCATCGACGGCGGCGAACTCCAACAGATTGCCCCGCCGCTCGTCTGCTACAACGAGCCGGCGAATCTGTTCGTCGCGGGGTTCATCGGGTCGCCCTCCATGAACTTCGTCGAGGGGGAGGTCACGTCCGCGGGCCTCTCGACGCCCGACTTCGACGTGGCGTTCGACCCCGAGGCGGTCGGCGTCGAACCGGGCGACCGGGTCACGCTCGGAATCCGACCCGAGGACGTGCATCTCGCGGACGTCGCGGGGCAGGTCGCCCACCAGACCGACCCGCTCGACGCGAGGACCGACGTGCTGGAACCGATGGGCGACGAGATATTCGTCTACCTCGAAACCGGCGAGACCGGCGACGACACCGCCATGGGCGGCGAGGCGGCCGAGGTCGACCAGTTGCTCATGTCGGTCGACCCCGACGCCGACATCGACTCGGACGAACCGGTCGAGGTGGTCTTCGACCGCGAGAGCGTCCACCTCTTCGACACCGACACCGGCGAGGCCATCACGCACTCGCTGGTCGCGGACGAGGCGGACGCGGCGGACGACGACCGGGCGACCCCGGCGGAGGGGGACGACTGA
- a CDS encoding carbohydrate ABC transporter permease, whose amino-acid sequence MAQQSDTVGIDADADASKGPFGRWVSKAIRNPERVYRAMFYVVTAFFLFTTLFPFYWLLVLAVTPNEAITSFGFPPVPHGFNPGAFLTIFETVPLHIYVLNSFVLGITTTAIVLVIASLAGYVFGRLDFPGRRPLMLLILAVSYFPPAAFLLPLFQLFTGNVTVGLFGVSVSSPNLYNTPAPMVMPFTALFMPLSIFILTTFYGQIPDGLEDAARIEGTTRLGALFRVIMPLSAPGVATAGVLTFISVYNEFFFSFLMNDGQVASKLAQFFASQNNWAPLVQGILAYQGQYSQMYNLMAAASIVGVLPVAVLVVIAQEKIVSGLTAGALKE is encoded by the coding sequence ATGGCCCAGCAGTCGGACACGGTCGGCATCGACGCCGACGCGGACGCCTCGAAGGGGCCGTTCGGTCGGTGGGTCTCCAAGGCCATCCGGAACCCCGAGCGCGTCTACCGCGCGATGTTCTACGTCGTGACGGCGTTCTTCCTGTTCACGACGCTGTTCCCGTTCTACTGGCTGTTGGTGCTCGCGGTGACGCCGAACGAGGCCATCACCAGTTTCGGCTTCCCGCCGGTGCCGCACGGGTTCAACCCCGGGGCGTTCCTCACCATCTTCGAGACGGTGCCGCTGCACATCTACGTGCTGAACAGCTTCGTGCTGGGCATCACTACGACCGCCATCGTGCTGGTCATCGCCAGCCTCGCGGGCTACGTGTTCGGCAGACTCGACTTCCCCGGGCGGCGGCCGCTGATGCTGCTGATACTGGCGGTGTCGTACTTCCCGCCCGCGGCGTTCCTGCTGCCGCTGTTCCAACTGTTCACCGGGAACGTCACCGTCGGCCTGTTCGGCGTCTCGGTGTCGAGTCCGAACCTGTACAACACGCCGGCCCCGATGGTGATGCCGTTCACGGCGCTGTTCATGCCGCTGTCCATCTTCATCCTGACGACGTTCTACGGGCAGATTCCGGACGGATTGGAGGACGCGGCGCGCATCGAGGGGACGACGCGACTCGGGGCGCTGTTCCGGGTCATCATGCCGCTGTCGGCGCCCGGAGTGGCGACGGCGGGCGTGCTGACGTTCATCTCGGTGTACAACGAGTTCTTCTTCTCTTTCCTGATGAACGACGGACAGGTCGCGTCCAAACTCGCCCAGTTCTTCGCGTCCCAGAACAACTGGGCGCCTCTCGTGCAGGGCATACTGGCGTATCAGGGCCAGTACTCACAGATGTACAACTTGATGGCGGCCGCGAGCATCGTCGGCGTGCTTCCGGTCGCGGTGTTGGTCGTCATCGCACAGGAGAAAATCGTGAGCGGACTGACCGCGGGAGCGCTCAAGGAGTGA
- a CDS encoding Gfo/Idh/MocA family protein: MTRDASQHSIRVGIVGLGGIGHHHAERIADTPGRLVGGVDISADARDRFEAAYDVPTFETFDALYDEGIDAAIVTTPNKFHEEYAVEALESGVDVLLEKPLANTLDSAERIAAAARDADAFCMVGFNNRFSPGVEVFKSYQDEGRFGDLTHVEANWVRRRGIPGRGSWFTSKAVAGGGALLDIGVHAIDLALHFLDFPEVVEVTGNTRSEFGGRDDYTYLEMYGEDVEDADFDVDDHASAYIRTAEGQSISLEVAWATNRPPTNEFVAQGTDGGATFDRETGDLTVHRVSDAGAAHFEDAAVETRSNDTHKREQRAFFDAVRAGEAPDRNTVEQALTVQRVIDAIYRSAETGRAVDLSESSDEAVPAPERSPEKPRQ, from the coding sequence ATGACGAGAGACGCTTCACAACATTCGATTCGAGTCGGTATCGTCGGACTGGGTGGCATCGGCCATCACCACGCGGAACGCATAGCGGACACGCCGGGGCGACTCGTCGGCGGCGTCGACATCAGCGCCGACGCCCGCGACCGCTTCGAGGCGGCCTACGACGTTCCCACGTTCGAGACCTTCGACGCCCTCTACGACGAGGGCATCGACGCGGCCATCGTCACCACCCCGAACAAGTTCCACGAGGAGTACGCCGTCGAGGCCTTGGAGTCCGGCGTCGACGTTCTCTTGGAGAAACCGCTGGCCAACACGCTCGACAGCGCCGAGCGAATCGCCGCCGCGGCGCGCGACGCCGACGCCTTCTGCATGGTCGGGTTCAACAACCGGTTCAGCCCCGGCGTCGAGGTGTTCAAGTCGTATCAGGACGAGGGTCGCTTCGGCGACCTCACGCACGTCGAGGCCAACTGGGTCCGGCGCCGGGGCATCCCCGGCCGCGGGTCGTGGTTCACGTCCAAGGCGGTCGCTGGCGGCGGCGCCCTGTTGGACATCGGCGTCCACGCCATCGACCTCGCGCTCCACTTCCTCGACTTCCCCGAGGTCGTCGAAGTCACCGGCAACACCCGCTCGGAGTTCGGCGGCCGCGACGACTACACCTACCTCGAAATGTACGGCGAGGACGTGGAAGACGCCGACTTCGACGTGGACGACCACGCCTCGGCGTACATTCGGACCGCCGAAGGCCAGTCGATTTCGCTGGAAGTCGCGTGGGCGACCAACCGCCCGCCGACCAACGAGTTCGTCGCGCAGGGGACCGACGGCGGCGCCACGTTCGACCGTGAGACGGGCGACCTGACCGTCCACCGCGTGAGCGACGCCGGCGCGGCCCACTTCGAGGACGCCGCGGTCGAGACCCGGAGCAACGACACTCACAAGCGCGAACAGCGGGCCTTCTTCGACGCGGTCCGCGCCGGCGAAGCGCCCGACCGAAACACCGTCGAGCAGGCGCTGACCGTCCAGCGCGTCATCGACGCCATCTACCGGTCGGCCGAGACCGGTCGCGCGGTCGACCTCTCGGAGTCGAGCGACGAGGCAGTCCCGGCGCCCGAAAGGTCGCCCGAGAAACCGCGCCAGTAG
- a CDS encoding HAD family hydrolase, protein MRAVFFDLDGTLVSLPDDFAGVFEAALAALGVRADAERHEYFTESFFDSLDECRPDPYRAAMADLRTEFDLDPSAEALAERYVEREAAATALRPGAREALDSLAATEADGSAAEVALGVLTNGGARGQRRKLAVHGLADYFDAVVVSAEVGAAKPDPEIFAAARDAVPADEYAFVADDLDRDVRPARRAGFTGVYVTENGEPEPVAGDSAEGPDAVVGSLREVPALFE, encoded by the coding sequence ATGCGAGCGGTCTTCTTCGACCTCGACGGCACGCTGGTCTCGCTCCCCGACGATTTCGCGGGTGTCTTCGAGGCGGCGCTGGCCGCCCTCGGCGTCCGCGCCGACGCCGAGCGCCACGAGTACTTCACCGAGTCGTTCTTCGACTCGCTCGACGAGTGTCGCCCCGACCCCTACCGAGCGGCGATGGCCGACCTCCGCACCGAGTTCGACCTCGACCCGTCCGCCGAAGCGCTGGCCGAGCGCTACGTCGAGCGCGAAGCGGCCGCGACGGCGCTCCGGCCGGGCGCCCGCGAGGCCCTCGACTCGCTCGCGGCGACCGAGGCCGACGGGTCGGCCGCCGAAGTCGCGCTCGGCGTCCTGACCAACGGCGGCGCGCGCGGGCAGCGCCGGAAACTCGCCGTTCACGGACTCGCCGACTACTTCGACGCCGTCGTGGTCTCGGCCGAGGTCGGCGCGGCCAAGCCCGACCCGGAAATCTTCGCGGCCGCGCGGGACGCAGTTCCGGCCGACGAGTACGCCTTCGTCGCCGACGACCTCGACCGGGACGTGCGCCCCGCTCGACGCGCGGGATTCACCGGCGTCTACGTGACCGAAAACGGAGAGCCCGAACCGGTGGCCGGAGACAGCGCAGAAGGACCCGACGCAGTGGTCGGGTCGCTCCGCGAGGTCCCCGCCCTGTTCGAGTAG
- a CDS encoding ABC transporter substrate-binding protein, with protein MGEDNPEFDTGRRKFLQASGAGAVALSFPGAADAEESETETERGATITEATDATAQNVQQGGIFTMGMGQQPKGLNPLSTSSAYSWAILDMVYDGGTVVDPVEFEVRPNVYTDWTVEMPEGKANPQPDVYFNVRQGLTWTDGEKLTVEDVIFTYDYMKEQEPGRYASTIQPIKTVEKASTGDWDVHMKLKKPIGTYASNQLAVPILPKHIWSNVDSYRDYSPTENGGPVGTGPGTVTRYAQSTAIEVEFRDDYPLGDLKWRDNVNKLMSGGPFLDAVRFKIFGSDSALQQAFLRGNIDSVYSTINVSKISKVKQNQGQKLVPGYDTGFGYFAYNMRRQPLDDATFRQATSMVFDDYYWTERLQEGYEFMGDFVMPPGYSAVRPEKASPNAKLLESPATNAFEFRQKEPGVPDYDGIKSFLTEGKVIDGDSGNYVGKQYPGTLTGVTGGQSKAKHDYSFGPVQSQVLRQKQGVQEEIRVNGKTIPEIKGGPLQVFIYPAKDTPKLAKMSARWVDMMQKLGIPAVTKVMTFNTMLGRVYSQEDFDIYPMGWSDLSPFATGTLYNIFHSDNADDHSKKEGYDQKNTTTQLNNAMGYGLADAGADDLISRARSTMQAEKRNQLARKAVERIYLDFPYMVYGYDKLRWPVNAQEFAGFVPQIPGPGAANLSVQLMQIHQSGGGGGSGNGTSGGNGNSTGGNSSGS; from the coding sequence ATGGGTGAGGACAACCCAGAGTTCGATACCGGTCGGCGCAAGTTTCTTCAAGCAAGCGGTGCGGGGGCGGTGGCGCTCTCGTTCCCCGGCGCGGCGGACGCCGAGGAGAGCGAGACCGAGACGGAGCGAGGCGCGACGATAACCGAGGCTACCGACGCGACGGCCCAGAACGTACAGCAGGGCGGCATCTTCACGATGGGGATGGGCCAGCAGCCGAAGGGGTTGAACCCGCTCTCGACCTCGTCGGCGTACTCGTGGGCGATTCTGGACATGGTGTACGACGGCGGGACGGTGGTGGACCCCGTGGAGTTCGAGGTTCGACCGAACGTCTACACCGACTGGACGGTCGAGATGCCGGAGGGGAAGGCGAACCCGCAACCGGACGTGTACTTCAACGTCCGGCAGGGGCTGACGTGGACCGACGGCGAGAAGCTGACCGTCGAGGACGTGATTTTCACGTACGACTACATGAAAGAGCAGGAGCCGGGTCGCTACGCCTCGACCATCCAGCCAATCAAGACGGTCGAGAAGGCCTCGACGGGCGACTGGGACGTACACATGAAGCTGAAAAAGCCCATCGGGACCTACGCGAGCAACCAACTCGCGGTGCCCATCCTGCCGAAGCACATCTGGTCGAACGTGGACAGCTACCGGGACTACTCGCCGACGGAGAACGGCGGTCCGGTCGGGACGGGACCGGGCACGGTCACGAGATACGCCCAATCGACCGCGATAGAGGTCGAGTTCCGCGACGACTACCCGCTCGGCGACCTGAAGTGGCGCGACAACGTGAACAAACTGATGTCGGGCGGGCCGTTCCTGGACGCGGTCCGGTTCAAGATATTCGGGAGCGACTCGGCGCTCCAGCAGGCGTTCCTCCGGGGGAACATCGACAGCGTCTACAGCACCATCAACGTCTCGAAGATTTCGAAGGTCAAGCAGAATCAGGGCCAGAAGCTGGTGCCCGGCTACGACACCGGCTTCGGCTACTTCGCGTACAACATGCGGAGACAGCCGCTGGACGACGCGACGTTCCGGCAGGCGACTTCGATGGTGTTCGACGACTACTACTGGACCGAGCGCCTGCAGGAGGGCTACGAGTTCATGGGCGACTTCGTGATGCCGCCGGGGTACTCGGCGGTCCGGCCGGAGAAGGCGTCTCCGAACGCCAAACTCCTCGAATCGCCCGCGACCAACGCCTTCGAGTTCCGCCAGAAGGAACCGGGCGTTCCGGACTACGACGGCATCAAGTCGTTCCTGACTGAAGGAAAGGTCATCGACGGCGACTCGGGCAACTACGTCGGCAAGCAGTACCCCGGCACGCTGACCGGCGTCACGGGCGGCCAGTCGAAGGCCAAGCACGACTACAGTTTCGGTCCGGTCCAGTCGCAGGTGCTCCGCCAGAAACAGGGCGTGCAGGAGGAGATTCGGGTCAACGGCAAGACCATCCCCGAAATCAAGGGCGGCCCGCTACAGGTGTTCATCTACCCCGCGAAGGACACGCCGAAACTGGCCAAGATGTCGGCCCGGTGGGTGGACATGATGCAGAAACTCGGCATCCCGGCCGTCACGAAGGTCATGACGTTCAACACGATGCTCGGCCGGGTGTACTCCCAGGAGGACTTCGACATCTACCCGATGGGGTGGAGCGACCTCTCGCCGTTCGCCACGGGGACGCTCTACAACATCTTCCACAGCGACAACGCCGACGACCACTCCAAGAAGGAGGGCTACGACCAGAAGAACACCACGACCCAACTCAACAACGCGATGGGGTACGGTCTCGCCGACGCCGGGGCCGACGACCTCATCTCGCGCGCCCGGTCGACCATGCAGGCCGAGAAGCGCAACCAACTCGCCCGGAAGGCCGTCGAGCGCATCTACCTCGACTTCCCGTACATGGTCTACGGCTACGACAAACTGAGGTGGCCGGTCAACGCGCAGGAGTTCGCCGGCTTCGTCCCCCAGATTCCGGGCCCGGGGGCCGCGAACCTCTCGGTCCAACTGATGCAGATTCACCAGTCGGGCGGCGGAGGCGGTAGCGGAAACGGCACCAGCGGCGGTAACGGAAACAGCACCGGCGGAAACAGCAGCGGAAGCTAA
- a CDS encoding GNAT family N-acetyltransferase, producing the protein MYVRDAKNREEVWLLDHIEAMGLDETAFRSRDYVVAIDETSGEKAGFGRIRIHKTDDRELCELTSIGVLEEWRRQGVGAHVIERLVEQSRDHGFDAVFSLTSATDYLSQFGFRGVESSDLPEKLRERLDAKRENIDPDAVGMVLDADEFVMPDRLRERFKRAQPREQEPEPEESAEDFGIDPNSATYKYDTGG; encoded by the coding sequence ATGTACGTCCGGGACGCGAAAAACAGGGAGGAAGTCTGGCTGTTGGACCACATCGAGGCGATGGGTCTCGACGAAACCGCGTTCCGCTCTCGCGACTACGTGGTCGCCATCGACGAGACCTCCGGCGAGAAGGCGGGGTTCGGCCGCATCCGCATCCACAAGACCGACGACCGGGAGCTCTGCGAACTCACCAGTATCGGCGTGCTGGAGGAGTGGCGCAGGCAGGGCGTCGGCGCGCACGTAATCGAGCGACTGGTCGAGCAGTCCCGCGACCACGGCTTCGACGCCGTGTTCTCGCTGACGAGCGCGACCGACTACCTCTCGCAGTTCGGCTTCCGCGGCGTCGAATCGAGCGACCTGCCCGAGAAACTCCGCGAGCGACTCGACGCCAAGCGCGAGAACATCGACCCCGACGCGGTCGGGATGGTCCTCGACGCCGACGAGTTCGTCATGCCCGACCGCCTCCGCGAGCGGTTCAAGCGCGCCCAACCCCGCGAGCAGGAACCCGAACCCGAGGAGTCCGCAGAGGACTTCGGCATCGACCCCAACAGCGCGACCTACAAGTACGACACCGGCGGGTGA